A single Drechmeria coniospora strain ARSEF 6962 chromosome 03, whole genome shotgun sequence DNA region contains:
- a CDS encoding MAP kinase kinase kinase: MYQGSGQRHVSGNDPTRPFQAPLPLPLSIPPPPPPIAPGPPMNNIMNIPPPPPGPPRYAPAPGSAAGVVVPPPPGPPPIGSLGKQQTWHASYGGRMYDGRPAINLPPPPPPTQHPIQHTALPPPYNPKLHAQMAAVQSAGMPPPPRPSDAMSATYIPTGDTWGEGVGIPGFGVNDSSPGGRAHSPWHIAMAQSGIDANFAATMDDSLARDRLYMAAQTRGLSNASSAATGSTIPPDTAAHWPLDTVLAWLAQNGFSKDWQSTFKALNLHGAQFLELGSLHGGRGNFGMMHQKVYPRLAQESTASGSGWDQPREREEGKRMRRLIRGIVTGKPVELSKLTSSSHGRNYSVNLGQGNSLPSAGTDPTDSPNVRCASSLVSMHQLTMRQTLHNPSDAALPTAFAVTRHSQTRATTMPLLNNGAVSSDPSHRLALMHIDTEPNMRLSPISSDFADAGHWGASGNPDSQNEGSGSQPTLFPSATTPALSASTPGSAKFGHLSRSSVDSASSSAAIYGSGVPLEAAAIMGRGLTLGEVLAAGRHPDGRPKQSPTDAGDRSAGAEGAPTSAKDSKSFLSFLSRKKRLKDDGSFPSPDDLDSPDSAIALPKPLSVPHRSIGGGDTRLERPASSYGPQYPASFASVREAKGSSAMKTYVLATLDFWNYRMCDITQAESAIDIRQAICANLGLIGSGHTTMYLTELGKFDHSEPLDDQQLLTNKRVKGDSAGSLKFFVAPGEAPGAPTGSGVLASLSPGNVPPEMDEATYAILNGRQRSSSSPSNSKSKAMLGDSTDGQGREQEASEYRSEIDRKQREYLAKRKQAHKKEHPSSPELTGPYGIVGRNVDFDQPRDSPFEDKRPDQLFPQRKPPAPPSDPSATLIKANSLSRRPGQNSRAASSASVESILSSRRPSTAAGTVESEAIDGKKKAKYAAQMTGPAGGIGAALVGMGRNLGAIGQSSANSRRAVSPKRIVSSPVTPSSDDCVQQSAKKAIPGSHLGQHVREKSSPKLPSGSPGTITLSPGNVSFIVPDYSPVGTPTQASHRPSSSGTGMKRREVGERSSQPDLSSNLSQSMTTSSSDNPPRRKSHGPDLDFTDSDVTFSNPVQPSQPARKQQDEDGDDDSDDGLFAIPLAGRSKSKADIGAGGTASDESDHSQRPSLTLNTCRQKSKKLSVSFTSPQSLGSTSTTESNDGVASARTGASSRRTPATPGSEGWESEDRELERESKINRRKSFIEKDVWANRPPTDALLNNLDDFFPNLDLDQPVLEESLGSDVSALAIPEGDEGADQRGTATSSAMAQLTTGSSMGIGPSAIPTSAQQPSLYDDGDTLGSNESTLKASERPHASHSMAQRSMRRSGGLGRMRSIREVARGAHEANKRYNTVSHHPGTASTNMMRRKSTKMFNANIVQIRPDQRGSMVLPQIPQDTLPKRQTTFRWFKGQLIGKGTYGRVYLGMNATTGEFLAVKEVEVNSKAAGGDKSKMREMVGALDQEIDTMQHLDHNNIVQYLGCERKETSISIFLEYISGGSIGSCLRRHGRFEESVVSSLTRQTLSGLAYLHREGILHRDLKADNILLDLDGTCKISDFGISKKTDNIYGNDKSNSMQGSVFWMAPEVIRSQGEGYSAKVDIWSLGCVVLEMFAGRRPWSKEEAVGAIYKIANGETPPIPEDIQDTIGPLAVAFMMDCFQVNPFDRPTADVLLSQHPFCDLDSNYNFYDTELHHKIKDAYKHK; the protein is encoded by the exons ATGTATCAAGGCAGCGGCCAGAGACATGTCTCGGGCAACGACCCGACACGACCCTTCCAAGctccccttccccttcccctttCCATCCCCCCACCTCCGCCTCCGATCGCCCCAGGTCCTCCCATGAACAACATAATGAATAtccctccgccgcccccgGGACCCCCAAGATACGCGCCCGCGCCCGgttcggccgccggcgtcgttgtccctccgccgccggggCCTCCTCCGATCGGCTCCCTTGGCAAGCAGCAGACGTGGCACGCCAGCTACGGCGGCCGCATGTACGACGGCCGCCCGGCCATCAACCtaccgccgcctccgccgccgacccaACATCCGATTCAACACACGGCCCTGCCCCCGCCGTACAACCCGAAGCTGCACGCCCAGATGGCCGCCGTCCAGAGTGcgggcatgccgccgccgccgaggccgagtgACGCCATGAGCGCGACCTACATACCCACGGGCGACACCtggggcgagggcgtcggcatccccggcttcggcgtcaACGACTCGTCGCCCGGCGGGCGCGCCCACAGTCCGTGGCACATCGCGATGGCCCAGAGCGGCATCGATGCCAACTTCGCCGCCACCATGGACGACTCGCTCGCGAGGGACAGACTCTACATGGCCGCCCAGACGAGAGGCCTGTCCAACGCTTCGAGTGCCGCCACCGGTAGCACGATACCACCGGACACGGCCGCCCACTGGCCGCTCGACACCGTCCTGGCCTGGCTCGCCCAAAACGGCTTCTCCAAGGACTGGCAGAGCACCTTCAAGGCGCTAAACCTGCACGGCGCCCAGTTTCTCGAGCTTGGCAGCCTCCACGGCGGTCGAGGGAATTTCGGCATGATGCACCAGAAGGTCTACCCGCGCCTGGCACAGGAATCCACCGCCAGCGGCTCCGGCTGGGACCAACCCCGTGAGCGGGAGGAAGGGAAGCGCATGCGGCGCCTCATCCGGGGCATCGTCACCGGAAAGCCCGTCGAATTGTCCAAGCTGACGAGCTCCTCCCACGGCCGCAACTACTCCGTCAACCTCGGCCAGGGGAATAGCCTTCCAAGTGCCGGCACCGATCCGACAGATTCTCCCAATGTGCGTTGTGCGAGCTCGCTCGTGTCGATGCATCAACTGACAATGCGGCAGACCCTCCACAATCCGTCCGACGCCGCCTTACCCACAGCGTTTGCCGTGACGAGGCACTCTCAGACGCGGGCAACAACCATGCCCTTGCTCAACAACGGTGCTGTGAGCTCCGATCCGAGTCATCGGCTAGCCCTGATGCATATCGACACGGAGCCCAACATGCGCCTGAGCCCCATATCGAGCGActtcgccgacgccggccactGGGGGGCATCCGGGAATCCTGACAGCCAGAACGAGGGTTCTGGTTCGCAACCAACTCTATTCCCGTCGGCGACAACCCCAGCcctgtcggcgtcgaccccCGGATCGGCAAAGTTTGGACACCTCTCCCGCAGCAGCGTCGACTCGGCGTCATCCAGCGCTGCCATCTACGGCTCCGGCGTTCccctcgaggccgctgcCATAATGGGTCGTGGCTTGACCCTTGGAGAAGTCCTGGCGGCGGGAAGACACCCGGACGGACGGCCAAAGCAATCGCCGACAGACGCTGGTGATCGGtcggccggtgccgagggGGCTCCAACATCCGCCAAGGACTCGAAAAGCTTTCTCAGCTTTCTCTCCCGCAAGAAGCGGCTGAAGGATGATGGATCCTTCCCGTCCCCGGACGACCTTGACTCTCCAGACTCCGCAATAGCTCTGCCCAAGCCTTTATCGGTGCCCCATCGAAGCATAGGCGGTGGCGACACGCGTCTGGAACGTCCTGCTTCGAGCTATGGCCCCCAATACCCGGCCAGCTTCGCTTCCGTGCGAGAGGCGAAGGGGTCCAGTGCCATGAAGACCTATGTCCTCGCCACGCTGGATTTTTGGAACTACCGCATGTGCGACATAACGCAGGCGGAATCGGCCATCGACATTCGTCAGGCCATCTGCGCCAACCTCGGGCTGATCGGATCTGGACATACGACCATGTATCTCACGGAACTCGGCAAGTTTGACCATAGCGAGCCGCTGGATGATCAGCAGCTTCTCACCAACAAGCGCGTCAAGGGAGATTCCGCAGGCTCACTCAAGTTCTTCGTCGCACCTGGCGAGGCTCCCGGTGCACCAACAGGCAGTGGTGTGCTGGCATCGCTCTCTCCCGGAAACGTACCACCTGAAATGGACGAGGCAACGTATGCCATCCTGAACGGCCGGCAGCGATCCAGCTCTTCGCCGTCAAATTCCAAGTCAAAGGCGATGCTGGGCGACTCGACAGACGGCCAGGGGCGGGAGCAGGAAGCTAGCGAGTACAGATCGGAGATTGACCGGAAGCAGCGCGAGTATCTTGCCAAGCGAAAACAGGCTCATAAGAAGGAACACCCGTCCTCCCCGGAGCTCACGGGGCCTTATGGAATCGTCGGCCGAAACGTGGACTTTGACCAGCCCAGAGATTCACCTTTCGAAGACAAGCGGCCGGATCAGCTCTTCCCGCAGAGAAAGCCTCCAGCGCCCCCGAGCGATCCGTCCGCGACTCTCATCAAGGCCAACTCTCTGAGCAGAAGGCCAGGGCAAAACTCgcgcgccgcctcgagcgcAAGCGTCGAAAGCATCCTCTCATCGAGGCGACCTTCCACTGCTGCTGGGACGGTCGAGAGCGAGGCCATCGATggcaagaagaaggccaagTACGCCGCACAGATGACCGGCCCCGCCGGTGGCATCGGCGCTGCCTTGGTCGGCATGGGTAGGAACCTGGGGGCGATTGGGCAATCCTCGGCGAACTCCCGGCGAGCAGTGTCCCCAAAGCGGATAGTCTCGTCGCCAGTGACGCCCTCATCCGATGACTGTGTGCAGCAGTCAGCCAAGAAGGCAATTCCCGGCAGTCACCTTGGCCAGCATGTGCGGGAAAAGAGCAGCCCGAAGCTGCCTTCGGGCTCGCCGGGAACGATCACGTTGAGTCCCGGCAACGTCTCCTTCATCGTCCCGGACTATTCTCCCGTCGGCACGCCGACGCAAGCATCGCACAGGCCAAGCAGCAGCGGAACGGGTATGAAGCGGCGTGAAGTCGGCGAGCGTTCTTCTCAACCCGACTTGAGCTCCAACCTGTCGCaatcgatgacgacgagctcgagcgacAACCCTCCCAGGCGAAAGTCGCACGGGCCAGATCTTGACTTTACGGATTCCGACGTCACATTTTCCAATCCGGTTCAGCCATCGCAGCCGGCGCGAAAGCAGCAGgatgaggacggcgacgacgactccgacGATGGCTTGTTCGCCATCCCCCTCGCGGGCAGGAGCAAGAGCAAGGCCGACATAGGCGCAGGTGGTACGGCATCGGATGAATCGGACCATTCTCAGCGCCCGAGCCTGACGTTGAACACTTGTCGTCAAAAGTCCAAGAAATTGTCCGTGTCGTTTACGTCGCCCCAGTCTCTCGGaagcacgtcgacgacggagagcaACGACGGAGTGGCGAGCGCGAGAACGGGCGCGAGCTCCCGCCGAACGCCAGCGACGCCGGGCTCCGAGGGATGGGAATCCGAAGACAGAGAGCTGGAGAGGGAGAGCAAGATCAACAGACGAAAGTCGTTTATAGAAAAGGACGTCTGGGCGAACCGACCGCCCACCGATGCGCTGCTGAAcaacctcgacgacttcTTCCCCAACCTCGATCTGGATCAGCCGGTGCTGGAGGAGAGCCTCGGCAGCGACGTGTCGGCGCTGGCCATACCGGAGGGGGACGAGGGTGCCGATCAGAGGGGCAcggcgacgtcctcggccatggcgcaGCTGACGACGGGCAGCTCCATGGGCATCGGTCCCTCGGCGATTCCGACGTCGGCGCAGCAGCCGTCGCTctacgacgacggggacACGCTGGGCTCCAACGAGTCGACGCTCAAGGCGTCGGAGCGGCCGCACGCATCGCATTCCATGGCGCAGAGGAGCATGCGACGGTCCGGCGGCTTGGGCCGGATGAGGTCGATCCGCGAGGTCGCCCGTGGCGCACACGAGGCGAACAAACGATACAACACGGTGTCTCATCACCCGGGCACGGCCAGCACGAACATGATGCGGCGCAAGAGCACCAAGATGTTCAACGCCAACATCGTCCAGATACGGCCGGACCAGCGTGGAAGCATGGTGCTGCCGCAGATACCGCAGGACACGCTGCCGAAGCGTCAGACGACCTTTCGTTGGTTCAAGGGTCAGCTCATCGGCAAGGGCACGTACGGCCGCGTCTACCTAGGAATGAACGCCACCACGGGCGAGTTCCTGGCCGTCAAGGAGGTCGAGGTGAACTCCAaggctgccggcggcgacaagaGCAAGATGCGGGAGATGGTCGGGGCCCTCGACCAGGAGATCGACACGATGCAGCACCTCGACCACAACAACATTGTGCAGTACCTGGGCTGCGAGCGCAAGGAAACCAGCATCAGCATCTTTCTCGAGTACATTTCCGGTGGCAGCATCGGATCGTGTCTGCGGAGGCACGGCAGGTTTGAAGAatccgtcgtctcgtcgctGACGCGCCAGACGCTGTCGGGCCTCGCGTACCTGCATCGCGAGGGAATCCTGCACCGCGACCTAAAGGCCGACAACATCCTGCTGGACCTGGACGGCACGTGCAAGATCAGCGACTTTGGCATTTCGAAGAAGACGGACAACATTTACGGCAACGACAAGTCCAACTCGATGCAGGGATCCGTCTTCTGGATGGCGCCCGAGGTCATCCGCTCGCAGGGCGAGGGGTACAGCGCCAAGGTGGACATTTGGAGTCTCGGCTGCGTCGTGCTGGAGATGTTCGCCGGACGACGACCGTGGagcaaggaggaggcggtcGGGGCCATCTACAAGATTGCCAACGGCGAGACGCCGCCGATTCCCGAGGACATCCAGGACACGATCGGGCCGCTCGCCGTGGCTTTCATGATGGACTGCTTCCAAGT GAACCCGTTTGACCGACCGACGGCAGACGTGCTTCTCTCGCAGCATCCCTTTTGCGACTTGGATTCAAACTACAACTTTTACGACACGGAGCTGCACCACAAGATCAAGGACgcgtacaagcacaagtag
- a CDS encoding putative glycosyl hydrolase has protein sequence MNHERDRHSQRSASLFQILLRHITSSDFSVVAHPALTGTPMATFRLTIEDGQFRDPHGRQVVLRGINVAGNAKLPSQPDLPSHVGNDFFDGDNVSFTQRPFSKQDAPTHFARIKRYGFNTIRYVFTWEAIEAAGPGIYDEDFIQHTIEILRIAKSYGFYVFMDPHQDVWSRFTGGSGAPMWTVYACGLNPQSFAATEAAIVHNTYAEPDHFPKMIWSTNYFRLAAGTIFTLFFAGKDFAPKCVIDGVNIQDYLQTHFIDACAHLAKRIKEAGDLENEVVIGWESMNEPNRGMTGYVDLAVIPKDHPLKKGTCPTMWQTFLTGMGRACEVDTWDMGGLGAYKTGSTLVDPHGEIAWLPAGYDDSKYGWRRDPGWKLGECIWAQHGVWDPATDTLVNKNYFEKNPRTGKAIDYPEFTNTYFMDFWRGYKRSCRIHHEDCIMLMQYPTLELPPEIRGTEDDDPLMAFTPHFYDGITLMTKHWNSTWNVDVVGVLRGRYYHPALAIKIGETAIRNCLKNQLAALRQEGIERTGKHPCILTEFGIPYDMDDKKAYKTGDYSSQSAALDANYFGVEGSQIEGHCLWLYNTNNDHERGDQWNGEDLSVYSLDDRVPPLSPLPRSSLPSQSATSLVKFPTEIRDAGDDESVMPGNLQKILTNPTISSSLSSKNAEVTIAPGYRAAEAFIRPTATVVAGDMVASGFDLRQCSYSLQVAAPTAAKDDAPTVVFLPEFHFPRDQCEVTVSSGKWELGLDDDEGPLLQKLRWWHSEGEQSLRVRGLVRSHNVLEGSAEEAGYLEQCRQEYGLSRGCVAM, from the coding sequence ATGAATCATGAACGTGACCGCCATTCGCAACGCTCCGCCTCCCTGTTTCAAATCCTACTCCGACACATCACTTCCTCCGacttctccgtcgtcgcccaccCTGCACTTACCGGGACACCAATGGCTACCTTTCGTCTGACGATCGAGGATGGTCAATTCCGCGACCCCCACGGTCGTCAGGTCGTCCTCCGGGGGATCAACGTTGCCGGGAACGCCAAACTCCCGAGCCAGCCCGACCTGCCGTCACACGTCGGCAACGACTTTTTCGACGGCGATAACGTCTCCTTCACCCAGCGGCCATTTTCCAAGCAGGATGCGCCCACCCATTTTGCCAGGATCAAACGATACGGCTTCAACACCATTCGCTACGTCTTCACCTgggaggccatcgaggcgGCCGGGCCGGGCATATACGACGAGGACTTCATCCAGCACACCATCGAGATTCTGAGAATAGCAAAGTCGTATGGCTTCTACGTCTTCATGGACCCTCACCAAGATGTGTGGTCTCGCTTCACCGGCGGATCCGGGGCACCCATGTGGACCGTATACGCCTGTGGCTTGAATCCGCAGAGCTTCGCTGCCACCGAAGCGGCCATCGTGCACAACACCTACGCCGAGCCCGACCATTTCCCCAAGATGATATGGTCCACCAACTATtttcgcctcgccgccggaaCCATCTTCACGCTCTTCTTTGCCGGCAAGGACTTTGCTCCCAAGTGCGTCATTGACGGCGTCAACATTCAGGACTATTTGCAGACGCACTTCATCGATGCTTGCGCCCATCTCGCGAAGCGGATAAAGGAGGCCGGGGACCTTGAAAACGAAGTCGTCATTGGCTGGGAGAGCATGAACGAGCCGAATCGAGGCATGACCGGCtacgtcgacctcgccgtcatTCCCAAGGACCATCCGCTGAAGAAGGGGACCTGCCCAACCATGTGGCAGACTTTCCTGACCGGCATGGGGAGAGCGTGCGAGGTTGACACGTGGGATATGGGAGGCCTCGGTGCTTACAAGACCGGCTCGACTCTCGTCGACCCCCACGGCGAAATCGCCTGGTTGCCGGCGGGCTACGACGATTCGAAATACGGCTGGAGACGAGACCCAGGTTGGAAGTTGGGAGAGTGCATCTGGGCTCAGCACGGCGTGTGGGATCCGGCGACGGACACCCTCGTCAACAAGAACTACTTTGAAAAGAATCCAAGGACGGGAAAGGCGATTGACTATCCCGAATTCACCAACACGTACTTTATGGACTTTTGGAGAGGATACAAGCGATCCTGCCGCATTCATCACGAAGATTGCATCATGCTGATGCAGTATCCAACCCTGGAGCTGCCACCCGAGATAAGGGggaccgaggacgacgacccgCTCATGGCCTTTACGCCACACTTTTACGACGGCATCACCCTCATGACGAAGCACTGGAACAGCACGTGGAATGTGGATGTCGTCGGTGTGCTTCGGGGCAGGTACTACCACCCAGCTTTGGCCATCAAGAtcggcgagacggccatCCGCAACTGCCTCAAGAATCAGCTGGCGGCACTGCGTCAAGAGGGCATCGAACGGACGGGGAAGCACCCATGCATTTTGACCGAGTTTGGTATCCCGTACGACATGGATGACAAGAAGGCGTACAAGACGGGGGACTACTCGAGCCAGTCGGCGGCTCTCGACGCCAACTATTTTGGCGTCGAAGGATCGCAGATTGAAGGCCACTGCTTGTGGCTGTACAACACGAACAACGACCACGAGAGGGGCGATCAGTGGAACGGCGAAGACTTGTCCGTTTATTCCCTCGACGACAGAGTGCCGCCCTTGTCTCCGCTGCCCAGGAGCTCGCTTCCCAGCcagtcggcgacgagcctcgTCAAGTTCCCCACCGAGATTCGAGATGCCGGGGATGACGAGAGCGTGATGCCGGGAAACCTGCAGAAAATACTCACGAACCCGACCATCAGCTCCAGCCTGTCGTCCAAGAACGCAGAAGTCACCATCGCGCCCGGCTACCGAGCGGCGGAAGCATTCATccgaccgacggcgacggttgTTGCGGGAGACATGGTCGCCAGCGGCTTTGACTTGCGGCAATGTTCCTACAGCCTGCAAGTAGcagccccgacggcggccaaggatgaCGCGCCCACCGTAGTCTTCCTACCCGAGTTCCACTTCCCCAGGGATCAATGCGAAGTTACGGTGTCCTCTGGCAAGTGGGAGTTGggcttggacgacgacgagggcccGCTTCTGCAAAAGCTGCGGTGGTGGCACTCGGAGGGGGAACAGAGCCTCAGGGTCCGTGGCTTGGTCCGGAGTCACAACGTTCTGGAAGGCTCCGCGGAGGAAGCTGGCTACCTCGAGCAGTGCCGTCAGGAGTATGGGTTGTCACGAGGCTGCGTTGCCATGTAG
- a CDS encoding sugar transporter: MSESLHNARSRGGRSRYAAQVQSRRTNDGAIIENPLAHMTDAELDGDVRQFAQQHLPCVSYEDILRAARVAKDIRLYDMIARRPGFDVRNRLPVHLTDEEKEALRRERDVTFSEKGMRIVIVTVSLAALLQGEHRPRLGYEKAASSDQSIHSLGFVQSSFNGASLYTTQWGLGPSGDGEESHGDDWRLGAANASPWFFAALVGCPLSLPVNYWFGRRGGISVAASLIIVSSIAAIFVENWQQLFCVRIVNGIGMGIKAVSTPILASETAVGFWRGSAILAWQLWVAFGIMMGFAFNIIFTNAPTERLTFALIQGAPLVPALALLIIVLWYCPESPRYHLMKGPNYSVEKAYRILQQVRTTKLQALRDMYVVFKALEQEHVGIGDLDDHALLSPGFIWVIRDFFAQFRQLFQQRRLYNATISTSTVNLAQQLCGVNVCAFYSGTLFNRVGAGSNVIAMAYSVGFGAINFLFALPAIKSIDVLGRRKWLNITLPFMALFMLGAALCAFIPDQEKRIGFTALFLFRTSSMPIRVDGALIKTVFAMAYSPGLGPIPFTLASESFPLSHREAGAAFAISINFFAAGLLSIFFPRINSKLGGAGSLGLFSGLNIVALVLVFLLVEETKRRNLEELDHIFAVSKREFMRFQVSRRLPWLIRRYLCGRRETRPELYRDLTWGSWDEGEEAPRELDGVDSFMAGRHSSAAEGSLPELKLSRTGTGDNVVVRADHPSVVEIGDGRPLQPPPLQPSPLGSHPNGFMFATSDFLNRPPRR, translated from the exons ATGTCTGAATCATTGCATAATGCGCGATCGAGGGGCGGCCGCAGCCGCTACGCCGCCCAGGTGCAGTCGAGGAGAACCAACGATGGTGCCATCATCGAGAACCCATTGG CGCACATGACAGACGCCGAGTTGGACGGAGACGTCAGGCAGTTTGCTCAACAGCACCTGCCCTGCGTTAGCTACGAGGACATTCTGCGAGCCGCTCGGGTGGCCAAAGACATTCGTCTCTATGACATGATTGCAAGACGGCCTGGCTTCGACGTTCGGAACCGACTCCCCGTCCACCTCACCGATGAGGAGAAAGAAGCACTGCGGCGGGAGCGAGATGTAACATTCAGCGAAAAGGGCATGCgaatcgtcatcgtcaccgtctccTTGGCTGCGCTGCTGCAAGGCGAGCATCGACCCCGTCTCGGTTACGAAAAGGCAGCCAGCTCTGACCAATCTATTCATTCTCTAGGCTTCGTCCAGTCTTCCTTCAATGGAGCATCATTATATACCACTCAATGGGGACTAGGTCCATCGGGCGACGGTGAGGAGTCGCATGGCGATGACTGGCGTCTCGGCGCCGCGAATGCGTCGCCCTGGttcttcgccgccctcgtcggctgcCCGCTCTCGCTGCCCGTCAACTACTGGTTTGGAAGACGAGGTGGAATCAGCGTCGCGGCTTCCCTGATTATCGTAAGCTCCATTGCCGCCATCTTTGTCGAGAATTGGCAGCAGCTGTTTTGCGTACGGATCGTCAACGGCATCG GCATGGGAATCAAGGCTGTCAGCACTCCGATCCTGGCCTCCGAGACCGCCGTTGGCTTCTGGCGCGGCTCTGCCATTCTCGCATGGCAGCTGTG GGTCGCTTTTGGCATCATGATGGGCTTCGCTTTCAACATAATCTTCACCAATGCGCCAACAGAACGGCTGACTTTCGCTCTCATCCAAGGAGCGCCTCTTGTGCCTGCACTAGCGCTCCTCATTATTGTCCTGTGGTATTGCCCCGAATCGCCTCGTTATCATCTCATGAAAGGCCCAAACTACAGCGTTGAGAAGGCATACCGGATCTTGCAACAAGTTCGCACTACCAAG CTGCAAGCCTTGAGGGACATGTACGTCGTCTTCAAGGCCCTTGAGCAGGAGCACGTCGGCATTGGCGATTTGGATGACCACGCTCTTCTGTCGCCTGGCTTCATCTGGGTGATTCGAGATTTTTTTGCACAGTTCAGGCAGCTGTTTCAGCAGCGAAGGCTGTATAATGCCAccatctcgacgtcgacggtgaaCTTGGCGCAGCAACTATGCGGCG TCAACGTCTGCGCATTCTACTCTG GGACACTTTTCAACCGCGTCGGCGCAGGGTCCAATGTCATTGCCATGGCGTATAGTGTCGGCTTCG GTGCCATCAACTTTCTCTTTGCGCTTCCGGCGATCAAGAGTATTGATGTGTTGGGTCGAAGAAAGTGGCTCAACATCACGCTACCTTTTATGGCGCTGTTTATGCTGGGTGCGGCCTTGTGTGCGTTTATTCCGGACCAAGAGAAGCGAATAGGCTTTACGGCGCTGTTTCTGTTCCGTACGTCGTCCATGCCAATTCGAGTTGATGGGGCACTGATCAAGACAGTCTTCGCCATGGCGTACTCTCCCGGCTTGGGACCAATCCCTTTCACGCTGGCATCCGAAAGCTTTCCGCTGTCCCACAGAGAAGCC GGCGCCGCATTTGCTATATCCATCAATTTCTTCGCCGCCGGGTTGCTTTCCATCTTCTTCCCACG CATCAACTCGAAACTCGGGGGAGCAGGGTCGCTCGGCCTCTTCAGCGGACTCAACATCGTAGCTTTGGTGTTGGTGTTTCTGCTGGTTGAGGAGACGAAGAGACGCAACCTTGAAGAACTGGACCACATATTTGCCGTGTCAAAGCGCGAGTTCATGCGCTTTCAAGTCTCCCGGCGCCTCCCTTGGCTGATTCGGCGATACCTCTGTGGCCGACGAGAAACACGGCCAGAGCTGTATCGAGATTTGACCTGGGGCAGCTGGGACGAGGGTGAAGAGGCTCCGCGGGAGCTGGATGGTGTCGACTCATTCATGGCAGGAAGACATTCTTCGGCCGCAGAAGGATCGCTACCCGAGCTCAAACTGTCAAGGACGGGGACGGGCgacaacgtcgtcgtcagggCCGACCATCCAAGCGTCGTAGAGATTGGTGACGGCCGGCCCCTTCAGCCACCGCCTCTTCAGCCGTCGCCACTTGGGAGCCATCCGAATGGCTTCATGTTTGCTACTTCGGACTTTTTGAATCGACCACCCCGACGCTGA